CGGGCGCGTGAGCGTCGTGATCGCCCGAAGCGTGACGGCGGGAGCGGCCGCGGCGCTGCTGTTCCTGGCCGTCGCGGCCTGGGACCAGTCGAAGGTCTGGGCGGACTCCGAGACGCTCTGGCGCTGGGCCGCGAACCTCGACTCCGAGTGCGCGGTGTGCTGGAACAACCTGGGCGCGGCGCTGACCGGCCGCGAGCGGCACCAGGAGGCGGAAGAGGCCTACCGTCGGGTGGCCGCGCTTCGCCCGATGAGCGGAATGCTTGCCAATAACATCGCCACCGCGCTCCACGGCCAGCGCCGGGACGTCGAAGCCGAAGAGATGCTGCGCCTCGCCGTTCGCCTCGACCCGAACCTCACCGGGGCCCTGCTCAACCTCGGCGCCCACGAGGCCCAGACGGGCCGCTTTGCCGAGGGCCTCTCCCACCTTCGGAAGGCCTACGCGCTCGATCCGACGTACTTCGTCACGGTGAAGGAGCTGGCGTGGGCGCTCGTCGCGGCCGCCGCCGCCGAGCGCAAGGCCGGGCACCCGTCCGAGGCCTTGGCGCTCTACCAAGAGGCTCTCGCGGTGGAGCCCGCCAACGCGCAGGCGCGGGAGGGGCTCGAGGCGCTCTCGGCCGGCCGGCCGGCGGGCGGAGCAAGGAGATGAGCGGAGCCCTCGTGATGCTTCGTCGCGCCGGCGCGCCCTGCCTGGTCTTCGCCGCGGCGTTCGTGACCTTCCTCCCGGCGCTCGGCGCCGACTTCGTCAACTGGGACGACTTCGACAACGTCGTGAACAACACGGGCGTTCACGGCTTGGGGCCGGGGCAGCTCCGGTGGATGTGGACGAGCACGGTGCTCGGCCACTGGATCCCGCTGACCTGGATGAGCTTCGGACTGAACTACGCGCTCGGCGGGGTCAACCCACGCGGCTATCACCTCCTCAACCTGCTGCTGCACGCCGCCAGCGCCACGGTCTTCTTCTTTATCGTCCGCCGGCTGCTGCGCACCGCCGGGGCGGCTGCGGCCGAGCCCGGCCTGTCCGTCGGGGCGGGCTTCGCGGCGCTGCTCTTCGCGGTCCATCCGCTGCGTGTCGAGTCCGTCGTGTGGGTGACCGAGCGGAAGGACGTGCTCTGCGGCTTCTTCTTCATGCTCGCGGTCCTGGCCTACCTGAGCGCGGTGGAGGGGTCCACTATCCGGCGAGGGTGGACGTACGCATCGCTCGCCGCAACCGCGGCCGCGCTGCTGTCCAAGGTGGCCGCGATGCCGCTGCCGGCCGTGCTGCTGCTCCTCGACGTCTACCCACTCGGGCGCGCGCGGGTCCTCGGCTGGCGACGGTGTCTCATCGAGAAGCTGCCGTGGGCCGCGATCGCGGCCATCGGCGCCTTCATCGCGCTCCGCGTGGTGCTCACGGGCACCGGGGTGACGGGCTACGAGACGTACGGCCCCGGCTCACGTCTCGCAATGACCGCCTACACCTTCAGCTTCTACCCGGCCCGCTGGCTCTGGCCCGTGCAGCTGCTCCCCCTCTACGAGCTGCCGGTGGAGGTGCGCCTCCTGGACCCGCGCTTCCTGGTCCCGGCGCTCGCCTTCGTCGCGGTCACGGCGCTGCTGTGGGCACTCCGGCGCGTCTTCCCTGCCGGGCTCGCGGCCTGGACGCTATCGGTGCTCATGCTGCTCCCGATCAGCGGGATCGTGCACTCCGGTCACCAGCTGGCCCACGACCGCTACAGTTATCTCTCGGGACTCGGCTTCGCGGCGCTGGCTGGCGGCGGACTCGCCCGGCTCCTCGATGCCCGTAGGCAAGGCCGTGTGAGCGCCGTCATCGCCAGGAGCGTGCTCGCCGCCGCGGCCGCGGTGCTGCTCGTGCTGGCGGTGGGCGCCTGGGACCAGTCCAAGATCTGGCAGGACTCCGAGACGCTGTGGCGGTGGTCGGTCAACGTCGATCCCGACTGCTCCATCTGCTGGAACAACCTCGGCACCTCCCTCACCGCCCAGAATCGCCATCCGGAGGCCGAGGAGGCCTTCCGAAAGGCCTTTGCGCTCCGCCCCAAACGCGCCACCCTCGCGAGCAATATCGCGACCGCGCTCTACTGGCAAAAGAAAGTCAGGGAGGCGGAGGAGATGCTCCATCTCGCACTCTCACTGGACGAGAACGACACGGGGGCGCTGGCCAACCTGGGGGCCGTGTACTCGCAGCAGGGTAAGTACGCCGAGTCCCTGCCCTACTACCGTCAGGCCTTCGCCCAGCACCCGGGATTCGCGGGCCTCGCACCCAACTACTCGCAGGCCCTGGTCGCGCGCGCGGCGGAGGAGCGCAGGGCGGGCCGCGCGCCGGTCGCCAAGGCGCTCCTCCAGGAGGCGCTCGCCGTCAACCCGGGCGATGCCGAGGCGCGACGCCAGCTCCAGGCGCTCCTGGCCGAGCCGGACCGCGTGGACTCAGGTCCGGCCGGGCCGCGCCCGACCCGTTGACGACCTCCGCAAACCCGCTATAATGGCGCCGCTCGCAAACTTGGTCGACCCGTTCTGAGGAGGAGACCGCCCGTTCTGAGGAGGAGACCGAATGACGACCTTTCGATTCCGTCACGCACTAACCGCCCTCGCGATCGCCGCGCTGCTGCTGCCGGCCACGGCGCAGGTGGTTGCCCAGTCCAAGGGCACCATCAAGATCGCCTCCCAGAGCCCGCTCTCAGGCGGCCAGGCCGCGCTGGGCGAAGGCATCAAGCTCGGCGCCCAGCTGGCCGTCGAGAAGCTCAAGGGCAACCTCGAGAAGATGGGCTACAAGGTCGAGTTCGTGCCCTTCGACGACCAGGCCAAGCCCGACGTCGGCGTCGCCAACGCCAAGAACATCATCTCTGACAAGGACATCATGGCCGTGATCGGCCACCTGAACTCCGGCGTGGCGATCCCCTCGTCGGAGGTCTACAAGGAAGTCAACGTCGTGATGATCTCGCCGGCCAACACGAACCCCGTCGTGACGGACCGCGGCTACCCCAACGTCAACCGCGTCTGCGGCCGCGACGACGTCCAGGGCGTGGTCGGCTCCGAGTTCGCCCACGGGACCATGAAGGTCAAGAGCGCCGCTATCGTCCACGACAAGACGCAGTACGGGCAGAGCATCGCGGAGTTCTTCAAGGCCGACGCCGAGAAGAAGGGCATCAAGGTGGTTGCCTTCGAGGGCACGGAGGAGAAGTCGAACTTCGATCCGATCCTCACGCCCATCAAGGCGAAGAACCCCGACGTCATCTACTTCGGCGGCATCTACGACCAGGGCGCGCCCTTCTTCAAGCAGGCGCGCGAGAAGGGCATCAAGGCCAAGTTCATGGGCCCCGACGGCATGGACTCTTCCGACCTGACCAAGATCGCCGGCAAGTCGGTCGTGGGCATGAATTACACCTCTGCGGCCGGGCCGGCTTCGGCGCTGCCCAAGGCCAAGGCCTTCGTGGACGAGTTCAAGAAGAAGTTCGGCAAGAATCCCGAGCCGTACGCGGCCGAGGCCTACGACGCGGCCACCATCGCGATCAAGGCCATCGAGGAGGCCGCCAAGGGTGGCAAGAAGGTGACGCGCGAGGACGTCTCGACCGCGGTCCGCAAGGCCAAGCTCTCCGGGATCACGGGCGAGATCGCCTTCGACTCGAAGGGTGACCGCCTCAAGGCCCAGTACTTCGTGCTGACGGTCGTGAGCGACGACCCGGCGAAGTGGGGCGACAACAAGATCGTCAAGCAGCTCACCATCGCGCCGCCCGCGGCCAAGAAGTAGCCGTCCGGCGCAGTCGTCAGCGGGAGGGGCGGTCCCCCGCCCCTCCCGCGCTCCCCGCCTTGGGACCCAGTGCCGATGGACGTTGATCTCCTGATCGGCATCTTCCCGCAAGTCCTGCTCGACGGCATCACGCTCGGCTTCATGTACGCCCTGATAGCTCTCGGCTACACCATGGTGTACGGCGTCCTCGAGTTCATCAACTTCGCCCACTCGGAGATCTTCATTCTCGGGTCCTTCGTGGGCGCCGAGGTCCTGCTGGGGCTCCAGGCGCGCGGCGCCGTCGAGGCGTGGTCGCCCTTCCTCCTCGTGCTGGTCGCCCTCCTGGTGGGCATGCTCGCAAGCGGGCTCCTGGCGGCGGGCGTCGAGCGGGTGGCGTACCGCCCGCTCCGCAACGCTCCGAGGCTCATTCCGCTCATCTCGGCCATCGGGGTCAGCTTCTTCCTCCAGGACGCGATCCGCCTCTTCGAGTCTCTCTGGCGCAACGCCTTCAACATCGTCTACCCGCCCATGGACGTGATGAACGAGCGCTTCGAGCTGACGCCGACCATCGACATCTCAGTCAAGTCGCTCGTCGTGATCGGCGCCTCCCTCCTCATGCTCTGGGGGCTGCACAGCCTCGTCAACCGCACCAAGATCGGCAAGGCCATCCGCGCCGTCGCCGAGGACCAGGCGGCCGCGTCTCTCATGGGCATCAACGTCAACCGGATGATCTCGCTGACGTTCCTGATCGGCGGCGCCATGGGCGGCGGCGCGGGCGTGCTCTTCGGCGTGCAGTACAGCCTCATCAACCCGTACACGGGCTTCATCCCCGGGCTCAAGGCCTTCACCGCGGCGGTACTCGGCGGCATCGGCAACATCCCGGGCGCCATGCTCGGCGGGCTCGTGCTGGGAATCCTCGAAGCCTTTGGCGCCTCCTACCTCTCACTGCTGACAGGCGGGGCCTTCGGGGCGGAGTACAAGGACATCCTCGCGTTCTCCATCCTCATCCTCATCCTGATCTTCCGTCCCAAGGGCCTCCTCGGCGAGGTCGTCAGGGAGCGCGCTTGATCAAAACCCTGCTCGACAAGCCGGTTCCCGGGACGATTCTCGTCGTGGCGTTGCTCGGCGTGACGGCGTGGGGCGTCGCCAGCTACCCACGCT
This Candidatus Methylomirabilota bacterium DNA region includes the following protein-coding sequences:
- a CDS encoding tetratricopeptide repeat protein is translated as MSGALVMLRRAGAPCLVFAAAFVTFLPALGADFVNWDDFDNVVNNTGVHGLGPGQLRWMWTSTVLGHWIPLTWMSFGLNYALGGVNPRGYHLLNLLLHAASATVFFFIVRRLLRTAGAAAAEPGLSVGAGFAALLFAVHPLRVESVVWVTERKDVLCGFFFMLAVLAYLSAVEGSTIRRGWTYASLAATAAALLSKVAAMPLPAVLLLLDVYPLGRARVLGWRRCLIEKLPWAAIAAIGAFIALRVVLTGTGVTGYETYGPGSRLAMTAYTFSFYPARWLWPVQLLPLYELPVEVRLLDPRFLVPALAFVAVTALLWALRRVFPAGLAAWTLSVLMLLPISGIVHSGHQLAHDRYSYLSGLGFAALAGGGLARLLDARRQGRVSAVIARSVLAAAAAVLLVLAVGAWDQSKIWQDSETLWRWSVNVDPDCSICWNNLGTSLTAQNRHPEAEEAFRKAFALRPKRATLASNIATALYWQKKVREAEEMLHLALSLDENDTGALANLGAVYSQQGKYAESLPYYRQAFAQHPGFAGLAPNYSQALVARAAEERRAGRAPVAKALLQEALAVNPGDAEARRQLQALLAEPDRVDSGPAGPRPTR
- a CDS encoding branched-chain amino acid ABC transporter substrate-binding protein; the encoded protein is MTTFRFRHALTALAIAALLLPATAQVVAQSKGTIKIASQSPLSGGQAALGEGIKLGAQLAVEKLKGNLEKMGYKVEFVPFDDQAKPDVGVANAKNIISDKDIMAVIGHLNSGVAIPSSEVYKEVNVVMISPANTNPVVTDRGYPNVNRVCGRDDVQGVVGSEFAHGTMKVKSAAIVHDKTQYGQSIAEFFKADAEKKGIKVVAFEGTEEKSNFDPILTPIKAKNPDVIYFGGIYDQGAPFFKQAREKGIKAKFMGPDGMDSSDLTKIAGKSVVGMNYTSAAGPASALPKAKAFVDEFKKKFGKNPEPYAAEAYDAATIAIKAIEEAAKGGKKVTREDVSTAVRKAKLSGITGEIAFDSKGDRLKAQYFVLTVVSDDPAKWGDNKIVKQLTIAPPAAKK
- a CDS encoding branched-chain amino acid ABC transporter permease, producing the protein MDVDLLIGIFPQVLLDGITLGFMYALIALGYTMVYGVLEFINFAHSEIFILGSFVGAEVLLGLQARGAVEAWSPFLLVLVALLVGMLASGLLAAGVERVAYRPLRNAPRLIPLISAIGVSFFLQDAIRLFESLWRNAFNIVYPPMDVMNERFELTPTIDISVKSLVVIGASLLMLWGLHSLVNRTKIGKAIRAVAEDQAAASLMGINVNRMISLTFLIGGAMGGGAGVLFGVQYSLINPYTGFIPGLKAFTAAVLGGIGNIPGAMLGGLVLGILEAFGASYLSLLTGGAFGAEYKDILAFSILILILIFRPKGLLGEVVRERA